One segment of Candidatus Paceibacterota bacterium DNA contains the following:
- a CDS encoding PCRF domain-containing protein — MDKEAIEQKLKELEKEMADPSFWQNKARAKQIVEEYNDLKLEKEGLGKYDKGDAIMTIFSGAGGDDAEDFSRILLEMYMKFFQKQGWDITILHQNENDHGGYRNITLEISGPSSAKDSAGKKGPYGTLKNESGVHRLVRISPFNAKKMRHTSFSLVEVIPKFQKITDFEIPENELRFEFSRSSGPGGQNVNKRETAVRIVHIPTNISAHADGERSQAQNKEKAMQILKGKLFKALEEERIKKVEGMYVSKTTEIEWGNQIRSYVFHPYKMVKDHRTVVETSDVESVLNGNIEMFVDFKNHKT, encoded by the coding sequence ATGGATAAAGAAGCGATTGAACAAAAACTCAAAGAACTTGAAAAAGAGATGGCCGACCCATCTTTTTGGCAGAATAAAGCCCGCGCTAAGCAAATTGTTGAAGAATATAATGACCTAAAACTTGAAAAGGAGGGCTTGGGCAAATACGACAAGGGCGACGCCATTATGACTATTTTTTCTGGTGCTGGCGGTGATGACGCCGAGGATTTCTCCAGAATTCTTTTGGAAATGTATATGAAATTTTTCCAAAAACAGGGTTGGGACATAACCATTCTTCATCAAAACGAAAATGATCACGGCGGTTACCGCAATATCACTCTTGAAATTAGTGGCCCATCTTCCGCCAAAGATTCGGCGGGCAAGAAAGGTCCTTACGGAACTCTGAAAAACGAATCAGGCGTCCACCGCTTGGTCCGAATCTCGCCGTTCAATGCCAAAAAAATGCGCCACACCTCTTTTTCTCTGGTTGAAGTTATTCCAAAATTCCAGAAAATTACTGATTTTGAAATTCCAGAAAATGAGTTGAGGTTTGAATTTTCTCGTTCCAGCGGCCCGGGTGGGCAAAACGTCAACAAGCGCGAGACTGCCGTGAGGATTGTTCATATTCCGACAAATATTTCCGCTCACGCTGATGGCGAGCGCTCTCAAGCCCAAAACAAAGAGAAAGCCATGCAGATTCTGAAAGGTAAGTTGTTTAAAGCCCTTGAGGAAGAGCGAATAAAAAAAGTTGAAGGTATGTATGTTTCAAAGACCACAGAAATTGAATGGGGTAATCAAATTCGCTCTTACGTTTTTCACCCTTACAAAATGGTAAAAGACCATAGAACTGTCGTTGAAACAAGTGATGTGGAAAGCGTATTAAATGGTAATATAGAGATGTTTGTAGATTTCAAAAATCACAAAACATAG
- a CDS encoding recombinase family protein: MKYFLYARKSTDVEDKQVLSIEAQLSELRIIARNQELEILEEFIEKRSAKSPGRPTFGDMMARIQKGEANGIICWKVDRLARNPVDGGQVQWLLQQGVIRHIQTHDRSHYPNDNVLMMSVELGMANEYIRQLSANTARGLRQKARQGIYPGLAPIGYINDPRTKTIRVHKKNAALVREMFEKYASGSATLDGLATFLENAGVISKGNRRVHISRISFILQNPFYYGHFRYAGEVYEGNHMSLISKALYDKANAVLRGRGRTLAVKTDPAPYCGLLRCGFCGMAITAEMKEKHQKNGNVHRYTYYRCTRKNKAVRCKEAPMRSELLDSQLSALLSEYTMSQEWVSPLSEMLNTEAANASKTAAEAVQELRDKCENISRQITRLTDLYVAEDIEREDYLSRRRSLMSERRTIEENIVRLERAPALWVEPVRNWITDASTLDKIAQAEDLLLKKSSLQKIFGLNLSIHAREARGNPIPPYAALRAAKTSAPKKQLSLILEPTVGIEPTTSPFAFTPVS, translated from the coding sequence ATGAAATATTTTCTATACGCTAGAAAATCTACTGATGTCGAGGACAAGCAAGTGCTTTCTATTGAAGCACAGCTTTCAGAGTTGAGAATTATTGCCAGAAATCAGGAGTTGGAAATTTTAGAAGAGTTTATTGAAAAACGAAGTGCAAAATCTCCAGGCCGCCCCACGTTCGGCGACATGATGGCGCGGATTCAAAAGGGCGAAGCGAATGGCATTATTTGTTGGAAGGTAGACCGCCTCGCGAGAAATCCCGTGGATGGCGGACAAGTGCAGTGGCTTTTGCAGCAAGGTGTCATTCGCCACATTCAAACACACGACCGCTCGCACTATCCGAACGACAATGTGTTGATGATGTCCGTCGAGCTCGGGATGGCGAACGAGTACATACGCCAACTCTCCGCAAACACAGCACGGGGATTGCGGCAAAAAGCGAGGCAAGGAATTTATCCCGGACTCGCCCCTATCGGTTACATAAATGATCCGCGCACCAAAACCATCCGCGTTCACAAGAAAAATGCCGCGCTGGTGCGCGAAATGTTTGAAAAGTACGCAAGCGGAAGCGCAACGCTCGACGGCCTCGCGACTTTTCTTGAAAACGCAGGCGTAATATCAAAAGGAAATCGTCGCGTCCATATCTCGCGCATCTCGTTCATTTTGCAAAATCCATTTTATTACGGACACTTCCGCTACGCGGGCGAAGTGTACGAGGGAAATCACATGTCTCTCATTTCAAAAGCACTGTACGACAAGGCGAACGCAGTGCTTCGCGGACGTGGCCGGACACTCGCCGTCAAAACCGATCCTGCGCCATACTGCGGACTCCTGCGTTGCGGCTTCTGCGGCATGGCAATCACGGCCGAGATGAAAGAGAAGCATCAGAAGAACGGGAATGTTCATCGCTACACATATTACCGATGTACACGCAAGAACAAGGCCGTGAGATGCAAAGAAGCGCCGATGCGAAGCGAGCTTTTGGACTCGCAACTTTCGGCGCTTCTTTCCGAATACACCATGTCGCAGGAGTGGGTATCTCCACTTTCGGAGATGCTGAATACAGAAGCCGCTAACGCTTCCAAAACGGCGGCGGAGGCCGTTCAAGAACTGCGAGACAAGTGCGAAAACATTTCTCGGCAAATAACGCGCTTGACGGACTTGTATGTTGCCGAGGACATCGAGCGCGAAGATTACTTGTCTCGCAGGCGTTCTCTTATGTCGGAACGCCGGACGATAGAAGAAAATATCGTCCGTCTTGAACGAGCCCCCGCTTTATGGGTTGAACCTGTCCGAAATTGGATAACGGACGCTTCAACACTGGACAAAATCGCGCAAGCGGAAGACCTCCTTTTGAAAAAATCATCCCTCCAAAAAATTTTCGGATTGAACCTCTCAATTCACGCGCGCGAAGCGCGCGGAAATCCCATCCCCCCTTATGCGGCGCTTCGCGCCGCCAAAACTTCTGCCCCTAAAAAGCAGTTGAGTTTGATTCTTGAGCCAACGGTCGGAATTGAACCGACGACCTCGCCCTTCGCTTTTACCCCTGTTTCCTAG
- the ftsE gene encoding cell division ATP-binding protein FtsE: MIYFDKVSKIYSDNSIGLEEITLSFEPSEFVSIVGHSGAGKTTLLKMLLAEERPTQGKVFLESVDIHSLRRQDMIYYRRRIGVVFQDFRLLPHKTVFENVAFAMEAAGRSDEEIESDVPHVLELVDLGKKFWNFPNELSGGEKQRVAIARAIVNQPDIVIADEPTGNLDPLNTYEIIQILQKINDLGTMVVLTTHNKGVIDSLGRRVITMEKGKVIRDSKEGRYVL; the protein is encoded by the coding sequence ATGATTTATTTTGATAAAGTTTCAAAAATCTATTCTGACAATTCAATTGGACTTGAAGAGATAACCTTGTCTTTTGAGCCCAGCGAATTTGTCTCCATAGTCGGTCATTCTGGCGCTGGAAAAACAACACTTTTAAAAATGCTTTTGGCGGAAGAACGGCCAACTCAAGGCAAAGTTTTTCTTGAGTCAGTAGATATTCACTCCTTGCGCCGACAAGATATGATTTATTATCGCCGGAGAATTGGTGTGGTCTTTCAAGACTTCCGTCTTTTGCCTCACAAAACTGTTTTTGAGAATGTGGCTTTTGCTATGGAAGCCGCCGGTCGGAGCGATGAAGAAATTGAAAGCGATGTCCCACATGTTTTGGAATTGGTGGATCTTGGCAAAAAGTTCTGGAATTTTCCAAATGAGCTTTCCGGCGGTGAAAAACAAAGAGTAGCGATTGCAAGGGCGATAGTTAATCAACCGGACATTGTAATTGCTGACGAGCCGACTGGTAACTTGGACCCTTTGAATACTTACGAGATTATCCAGATTTTACAGAAGATAAACGATTTGGGGACAATGGTTGTTTTGACAACACACAATAAAGGGGTGATTGATTCTCTTGGTAGGCGGGTTATTACCATGGAAAAAGGTAAGGTCATAAGAGATAGCAAAGAAGGGAGATATGTTCTGTGA